A single Triticum dicoccoides isolate Atlit2015 ecotype Zavitan chromosome 2A, WEW_v2.0, whole genome shotgun sequence DNA region contains:
- the LOC119354333 gene encoding ankyrin repeat domain-containing protein 13C-like, whose protein sequence is MSVQDPSPMPLPAAARPKRTSSAPIRPSDYAHSPAHHCVALRDAAGLSAILAGLPPLAHPSRILSAADAAREARLSASVSAALDRRDVPGGDTALHLAVRLRLPSLASALAAAGADPTLQNHAGWTPLQEALCLGCKDIAALLLRAHRLAAWAKLRRRAPALSAALRRVQDFYLEVDFHFESSVVPLLSRAAPSDTYRIWKRGANLRADTTLAGFDGLRIRRADHSFLFFGEETEAGGRRLPPGSLLVLHRGKREVHDAFAAAAAAGDEDAATSDAAAYRPGLNITSARLVPRTTWLRKEKTESVGEWKARVFDVHNVVFSFRTLKAASTGRKDLTFELAGEDDEEFLPLEIRDDDEDGDFLVADIPPPPPRRSCYVPGRRSVAGPPSHMGTPQRRRNSVDVPRRLPTCASVGRGEDGVFSRNATTGGAKWKEEETVKTLRPTVWLTEDFPLSVDEFLPLLDILATRVRAVRRLRELLTTKFPTGTFPVKVAIPVVPTVRVVITFNKFVPLVEPEEFFTPMSSPSLLASPGPGSIMPKPDTHKSSYLRWISKNSRAKPVNLSQVADNTDPFTIPSDYTWVNLGSTKTQDKKSSKTSKKGKSKET, encoded by the exons ATGTCAGTTCAGGACCCATCCCCCATGCCCCTCCCCGCCGCGGCGCGACCCAAGCGCACGTCCTCCGCGCCGATCCGGCCCTCCGACTACGCGCACAGCCCGGCGCACCACTGCGTCGCGCTGCGGGACGCCGCCGGCCTCTCCGCCATCCTCGCCGGCCTCCCGCCCCTCGCCCACCCCTCCCGCATCctctccgccgccgacgccgcgcGCGAGGCCCGCCTCTCGGCCTCCGTCTCCGCCGCGCTCGACCGCCGCGACGTGCCAGGTGGGGACACCGCGCTCCACCTCGCCGTGCGCCTCAGGCTCCCCTCCCTCGCCTccgcgctcgccgccgccggcgccgaccCCACGCTCCAGAACCACGCCGGGTGGACGCCGCTCCAGGAGGCGCTCTGCCTGGGGTGCAAGGACATCGCGGCCCTCCTCCTCCGCGCCCACCGGCTGGCGGCCTGGGCCAAGCTCCGCCGCCGGGCGCCCGCGCTCTCCGCCGCGCTGCGCCGGGTCCAGGACTTCTACCTCGAGGTGGATTTCCACTTCGAGAGCTCCGTCGTGCCGCTCCTCTCGCGAGCCGCGCCGTCGGACACTTACCGGATATGGAAGCGCGGCGCCAACCTGCGTGCGGACACCACCCTCGCCGGCTTCGACGGCCTCCGCATTCGGCGGGCTGACCACTCTTTCCTCTTTTTCGGGGAGGAGACTGAGGCCGGCGGCCGCCGCCTCCCCCCGGGATCGCTCCTtgtgctccaccgcggcaagcgcgAGGTGCATGAcgcgttcgccgccgccgccgccgccggggacgAGGATGCGGCCACCTCCGACGCGGCCGCCTACCGGCCGGGGCTCAACATCACCTCCGCGAGGCTCGTTCCGAGGACCACGTGGCTGCGCAAGGAGAAGACGGAGAGCGTTGGGGAGTGGAAGGCGCGGGTGTTCGACGTCCACAACGTCGTCTTCTCCTTCCGCACGCTCAAGGCAGCCAGCACCGGTCGCAAGGATTTGACCTTCGAGCTTGCCGGAGAAGACGACGAGGAGTTCTTGCCGCTGGAGATCCGGGATGACGACGAGGACGGCGATTTCTTAGTCGCCGACATCCCCCCGCCCCCGCCACGGCGCAGCTGCTACGTGCCTGGCCGGCGCAGCGTGGCAGGACCACCCTCGCATATGGGGACGCCGCAGAGGAGGAGGAACAGCGTGGACGTGCCGCGACGGCTGCCAACCTGTGCATCGGTGGGCCGCGGCGAGGATGGCGTGTTCAGCCGGAACGCGACGACCGGGGGAGCCAAgtggaaggaggaggagacggTGAAGACACTGCGGCCCACCGTGTGGCTCACAGAGGACTTCCCGCTGAGCGTCGACGAGTTCTTGCCCCTGCTGGACATCTTGGCTACCCGTGTGCGCGCCGTCCGCCGCCTCCGTGAGCTGCTCACCACCAAGTTCCCGACTGGGACATTCCCTGTGAAG GTTGCGATCCCTGTTGTTCCGACTGTGAGGGTAGTCATCACCTTCAACAAGTTTGTTCCCCTGGTAGAGCCAGAGGAGTTCTTCACGCCGATGTCGAGCCCCAGCCTGCTGGCGAGCCCAGGTCCGGGGTCCATCATGCCTAAGCCAGACACCCACAAGAGCTCGTATCTGAGGTGGATATCCAAGAACTCGAGAGCAAAGCCAGTGAACCTGTCGCAGGTCGCGGACAACACCGACCCCTTCACCATCCCCAGCGACTACACCTGGGTAAACCTGGGTTCCACCAAGACCCAGGACAAGAAGTCATCCAAGACCAGTAAAAAGGGCAAGAGCAAAGAGACCTGA